The following are encoded together in the Salvia hispanica cultivar TCC Black 2014 chromosome 6, UniMelb_Shisp_WGS_1.0, whole genome shotgun sequence genome:
- the LOC125195462 gene encoding putative late blight resistance protein homolog R1B-17 yields MAAAFAALVSLQNNILLIDNHPNHTFPFQKEQIESLSDNVSFLIDFMESYDNSHGARRETAEALEMRIARAAQMAEDVFKAHMVHHIRCGKTRSSRFLLDLHKATRGMDYMRRKASIVSLQSGLLEPSTYPSSSSSSTQSTPLLTSSTVGLEDILLQLLHLLIRGPLSRRVIPIQGMGGIGKTTLSINAFQHPCIVQHFDVCLWATISQEYSIHKILSQLLSCLRRSTSGTVDEMREKLYKCLFGQRYLIVLDDMWNRKAWDDMHVKSLFPDTNNGSRVVVTTRLADVAYHLGDYCVAMSFLDEANSWHLFCQNAFAEQQGCPPELEETAKKIVARCKGLPLAIIVVGGHLRKSPADLDYWENVAQSILYTSGIDEQCLNVLSLSYRYLPAHLKPCFLLLGAFPEDEAIYGQVVLKLWIAEGCIEHFDNRILEEVAADYLWDLHMRNLILMDSLDHKRDLYIFRVHDIVRELCLQTAKKEEFLSVVETSRSIIREHRVLSSGKVNRETITTDAPVRCLICNGGRHGINKLNDLKLLKTLSNVATTFISESIFQQVNLRVS; encoded by the coding sequence ATGGCTGCAGCTTTCGCAGCTCTAGTTTCTCtccaaaataatatactccttaTCGACAATCACCCCAACCATACATTTCCCTTTCAGAAAGAACAAATTGAATCCCTTTCAGATAATGTTTCTTTCCTGATCGATTTCATGGAAAGCTACGACAATTCGCATGGTGCCAGAAGAGAAACAGCAGAAGCTTTAGAGATGCGAATTGCACGCGCAGCTCAAATGGCAGAAGATGTGTTCAAAGCACATATGGTGCATCATATCCGTTGTGGAAAGACGCGATCATCTCGTTTCCTGCTGGATCTGCACAAAGCAACCAGAGGTATGGATTACATGAGGAGAAAGGCATCAATCGTGAGTTTGCAAAGTGGATTGTTAGAGCCGTCCACATatccatcatcatcatcatcatccacACAGTCAACGCCTCTTCTGACCTCTTCCACGGTTGGATTAGAAGATATCTTACTTCAACTTCTGCATCTGCTCATCAGAGGTCCCTTGAGTCGACGAGTCATCCCCATCCAAGGCATGGGGGGAATCGGTAAGACTACTCTTTCAATAAATGCATTTCAGCATCCATGTATAGTGCAACACTTTGATGTTTGCCTCTGGGCAACAATATCTCAAGAGTATAGCATTCACAAAATCTTGTCACAACTCTTGTCTTGTCTGAGACGATCCACTAGTGGAACTGTTGATGAGATGCGAGAAAAGTTATACAAGTGTTTATTCGGACAAAGGTATTTGATTGTTCTTGATGATATGTGGAACCGCAAAGCCTGGGATGATATGCATGTGAAATCCTTGTTTCCAGATACAAACAATGGAAGCCGAGTTGTGGTGACTACTAGGCTTGCAGATGTAGCTTATCACTTGGGAGATTATTGTGTTGCAATGAGTTTTCTGGATGAGGCCAATAGTTGGCATCTATTTTGTCAAAATGCGTTTGCAGAGCAACAAGGTTGCCCTCCTGAGTTGGAGGAGACTGCAAAGAAGATAGTTGCACGGTGCAAAGGACTTCCCCTAGCAATTATTGTTGTCGGAGGCCATCTCAGGAAGTCCCCAGCGGATCTAGACTACTGGGAGAATGTTGCACAATCAATTTTGTATACTTCAGGGATTGATGAGCAATGCTTGAATGTATTATCTTTGAGTTATCGGTACTTGCCTGCTCATCTAAAGCCATGTTTCCTACTCCTTGGAGCATTTCCAGAAGATGAAGCGATTTACGGGCAGGTTGTTCTTAAACTTTGGATCGCTGAAGGATGTATAGAACATTTTGATAATCGCATATTGGAAGAGGTTGCAGCGGATTATTTATGGGATCTTCATATGAGAAATCTCATATTAATGGATAGCTTGGACCATAAGAGagacttatatatatttagagtACATGATATAGTAAGAGAATTGTGCCTACAAACTGCCAAGAAAGAGGAGTTTTTATCAGTGGTTGAAACTTCACGAAGCATAATTAGGGAGCATCGGGTATTATCCAGTGGAAAGGTGAATCGTGAAACAATAACCACGGATGCCCCAGTCCGTTGTCTGATATGCAATGGAGGTCGTCACGGTATAAACAAGctgaatgacttgaaattgttgaaaacGTTGAGTAACGTTGCTACGACATTCATAAGTGAGTCTATTTTTCAGCAAGTAAACTTGAGGGTATCTTAA
- the LOC125194233 gene encoding putative late blight resistance protein homolog R1B-13 translates to MLQLRQIEVDMICLIDPLPVDEANRMVMRNLNTLSKVENFRLSEEVCKRIPNVRQLELSYCDEVSWYYCPHNLVCFHQLQNLALAFDGNSKWCEFATSLTFPSSLRVLLLINCGVDWEELTMMVGSLPNLEKLSLIQNSVIGSVWTPVEGKFCHLKTLIIDRCGDLVCWNADSSHFPVLEYLRLEDLCKLIELPSGIGEIATLEHIYLRCCSASSSISAMRRLAEQEELGNESLRLTVYFRGDEETMESFKNEVHEEGLTSSTNLSLHLLSC, encoded by the coding sequence ATGCTACAGCTTAGGCAGATTGAGGTCGACATGATTTGTCTCATTGATCCTCTTCCTGTGGATGAAGCAAATCGCATGGTTATGAGAAATCTAAACACACTTTCGAAAGTGGAGAATTTCAGGCTTAGTGAAGAGGTTTGCAAGAGAATCCCCAATGTGAGACAACTAGAGTTATCCTATTGTGATGAAGTAAGTTGgtattattgtccccacaatCTTGTCTGCTTCCATCAGCTGCAAAACCTAGCATTGGCGTTCGATGGCAATTCCAAGTGGTGTGAGTTTGCTACGAGCCTCACTTTCCCAAGTTCTCTTCGGGTGCtgcttttaattaattgtggtGTCGATTGGGAAGAGTTGACAATGATGGTTGGATCATTGCCTAATCTTGAAAAGCTTTCACTGATTCAAAATTCAGTCATTGGATCTGTTTGGACGCCTGTTGAGGGCAAATTCTGTCACTTGAAAACCTTGATTATTGATCGTTGTGGTGATTTAGTTTGTTGGAATGCTGACAGCTCCCATTTTCCAGTCCTAGAATATCTTCGTCTAGAAGATTTGTGTAAATTGATTGAGCTCCCTTCAGGAATAGGAGAAATAGCAACGCTCGAACATATTTATTTGAGATGTTGCAGCGCATCTTCGAGCATTTCCGCAATGAGAAGATTGGCGGAACAAGAGGAGCTTGGTAATGAGAGCCTTCGACTTACTGTATATTTTCGTGGTGACGAGGAAACAATGGAGAGCTTTAAGAACGAGGTTCACGAAGAGGGTCTGACCAGCAGTACTAATCTGTCACTGCATCTCCTCAGTTGCTAA
- the LOC125195463 gene encoding probable E3 ubiquitin-protein ligase RHG1A: MAMEQTYTLEVEPVAILRWPVSAEELEEYATMMYGWDEAAAHDGFTLKVLHFQGYDVVVRLWSPQSDGHVDSPQDDILSCFKTRRCDDTDQDEEEVCCICLDDMYRGSVTTLDCSHEFHPDCIRRWLVCGENFCPLCKAPAIK, translated from the coding sequence ATGGCGATGGAACAGACATATACTCTTGAGGTTGAGCCGGTAGCGATTTTACGTTGGCCAGTGAGCGCAGAGGAGTTAGAGGAGTACGCGACGATGATGTACGGTTGGGATGAAGCAGCGGCGCATGATGGATTTACTCTTAAGGTCTTGCACTTTCAAGGCTACGACGTCGTGGTCAGGCTCTGGTCGCCTCAATCTGACGGCCATGTGGATTCGCCCCAAGACGACATTCTCTCCTGTTTCAAGACACGTCGCTGCGACGATACGGAtcaagatgaagaagaagtttGTTGCATATGTCTAGACGATATGTACCGTGGATCGGTGACTACATTGGATTGCAGCCACGAATTTCATCCCGACTGCATACGGCGATGGCTCGTCTGCGGCGAGAACTTCTGCCCCCTCTGTAAAGCTCCGGCGATTAAGTGA
- the LOC125194230 gene encoding putative late blight resistance protein homolog R1C-3, protein MAAAFGTLVSLQNNLRLIRNHPNYTFEVEQIRSLWGSVCFLIDFMESYDNYHGARRETAEALEMRIASAAQVAEGVIKAHMVHQIRCGNTRSSRFLLDLHKATQGMDYMMRKASIVSSQSGLLEPSTNPPSSSIAKSTPLLTSSTVGLEDILLRLMHLLTRGPLSRRVIPIQGMGGIGKTTLALNAFQHPYIVQHFDVCLWATISQEYSIQKVLAQLLSCMRGSTSGTVDVVRERLYKSLFGLRYLIVLDDMWNLKAWDDMNVKSLFPDTSNGSRVVVTTRLANVAYRLGDNGNRIAMSFLDEDNSWHLFCRNAFVKQQRCAPELEETAKKIVARCKGLPLAIVVVGGHVRKSPTALAYWENVAQSILYSTGNDEHCLNVLSLSYRYLPAHLKPYFLLLGAFPEDEKIYAQDVLKLWIAEGFIQHCDDCSLEEVAAYYLLDLHMRNLILVDSWDYKGDVYNFKVHDLVRELCLQTAKKEEFLSVFETSGGITWERQVLINGEVNHENIITDAPVRCLICNGGRYGINYLNDLKLLSNVATTFISESIFQQVNLRYLDVVLVYIAPQIVYYLPSSISLLWNLQILTIYVPNQSKVIAPYVIWEMVQLRHIEVVKICLIDPLPVDQASRMVMRNLNTLSKVENFRLSKKVCKRIPNVRELELSYCDEVSWYYCPRNLGCLHHLQFLTLEFDGNSKWREFATHLTFPSSLRTLGLSGCGVDWEELTMMVGSLPHLGKLSLLPNSVIGSVWTPVEGKFCHLKALTIYGCSDLVCWNADKSHFPVLEFLYLKDLCKLIEFPSDIGEIATLKHIELRFCSASSSISAMRTLVEQEELGNESLQLAVYFRGDEEAVESFKNEIQEESLTSSTNLSLHFIGSK, encoded by the coding sequence ATGGCAGCAGCTTTCGGAACACTAGTTTCTCTTCAAAATAATCTACGCCTTATCCGCAATCACCCAAACTATACCTTTGAGGTAGAACAGATTCGATCCCTTTGGGGAAGTGTCTGTTTCTTGATCGATTTCATGGAAAGCTACGACAATTACCACGGTGCCAGAAGAGAAACAGCAGAAGCTTTAGAGATGCGAATTGCAAGTGCAGCTCAAGTGGCAGAAGGTGTGATCAAAGCACATATGGTGCATCAGATCCGTTGTGGAAACACGCGATCATCTCGTTTCCTGCTGGATCTGCACAAAGCAACCCAAGGAATGGATTACATGATGAGAAAGGCATCAATCGTGAGTTCGCAAAGTGGATTGTTGGAGCCCTCCACAAATccaccatcatcatcaataGCAAAGTCAACGCCTCTTCTCACCTCTTCCACGGTCGGATTAGAAGATATCTTACTTCGACTTATGCATCTGCTCACCAGGGGTCCCTTGAGTCGACGAGTCATCCCCATCCAAGGCATGGGGGGAATCGGTAAGACCACTCTTGCCTTAAATGCATTTCAACATCCATATATCGTGCAACACTTTGATGTTTGCCTTTGGGCTACAATATCTCAAGAGTATAGCATTCAGAAAGTTTTGGCACAACTCTTGTCTTGTATGAGAGGATCCACTAGTGGAACTGTTGATGTGGTGCGAGAAAGATTGTACAAGAGTTTATTTGGGCTAAGGTATTTGATTGTTCTAGATGATATGTGGAACCTCAAAGCCTGGGATGATATGAATGTAAAATCCTTGTTTCCGGATACAAGCAATGGAAGCCGAGTTGTGGTGACTACTAGGCTTGCAAATGTAGCTTATCGCTTAGGCGATAACGGTAATCGTATTGCAATGAGTTTTCTGGATGAGGACAATAGTTGGCATCTATTCTGTCGAAATGCATTTGTAAAGCAGCAACGTTGCGCACCTGAGTTGGAGGAGACTGCAAAGAAGATAGTTGCACGGTGCAAAGGACTTCCACTAGCAATTGTTGTTGTCGGAGGCCATGTCAGGAAGTCCCCAACAGCTCTAGCCTACTGGGAGAATGTTGCacaatcaattttgtattctaCAGGGAACGATGAGCACTGCTTGAATGTATTATCTTTGAGTTATCGATACTTGCCTGCTCATCTAAAGCCATATTTCCTACTCCTTGGAGCATTTCCAGAAGATGAAAAGATTTACGCGCAGGATGTTCTTAAACTTTGGATCGCTGAAGGATTTATACAACATTGTGACGATTGCAGCCTGGAAGAGGTTGCAGcgtattatttattggatcTTCACATGAGAAATCTCATATTGGTGGATAGTTGGGACTACAAGGGAGacgtatataattttaaagtaCATGATCTAGTAAGAGAATTGTGCCTACAAACTGCCAAGAAAGAGGAGTTTTTGTCAGTGTTTGAAACTTCAGGAGGCATAACTTGGGAGCGTCAGGTTTTAATCAATGGAGAGGTGaatcatgaaaatataatCACGGATGCCCCAGTCCGTTGTCTGATATGCAACGGAGGCCGTTACGGTATAAACTATctgaatgacttgaaattgtTGAGTAACGTTGCTACAACATTCATAAGTGAGTCTATCTTCCAGCAAGTTAACTTGCGGTATCTTGATGTGGTTCTTGTTTATATCGCTCCCCAGATTGTTTATTATCTTCCCTCGTCGATATCATTGCTTTGGAATCTGCAAATATTAACAATTTATGTACCAAATCAATCAAAAGTAATTGCACCTTATGTGATTTGGGAGATGGTACAGCTTAGGCACATTGAGGTTgtcaaaatttgtctcattgaTCCTCTTCCCGTGGATCAAGCAAGTCGCATGGTTATGAGAAATCTAAACACACTTTCGAAAGTGGAGAATTTCAGGCTTAGTAAAAAGGTTTGCAAGAGAATCCCGAATGTGAGAGAACTAGAGTTATCCTATTGTGATGAAGTAAGTTGGTATTACTGTCCCCGCAATCTTGGCTGCCTCCATCATCTGCAATTCCTAACATTGGAGTTCGATGGAAATTCCAAGTGGCGTGAGTTTGCTACGCACCTCACTTTCCCAAGTTCTCTCCGAACACTGGGTTTAAGTGGCTGTGGTGTTGACTGGGAAGAGTTGACAATGATGGTTGGATCATTGCCCCATCTTGGAAAGCTTTCGTTGCTACCAAATTCAGTCATTGGATCTGTTTGGACCCCTGTTGAGGGCAAATTCTGTCACTTGAAAGCCTTGACTATTTATGGTTGTAGTGATTTAGTTTGTTGGAATGCTGACAAATCCCATTTCCCTGTCCTAGAATTTCTTTATCTAAAAGATTTGTGTAAATTGATTGAGTTCCCATCAGACATAGGAGAAATAGCAACGCTCAAACATATTGAGTTGAGATTTTGCAGCGCATCTTCCAGCATTTCCGCAATGAGAACATTGGTAGAGCAAGAGGAGCTTGGTAATGAGAGCCTTCAACTTGCTGTATATTTTCGGGGTGACGAGGAAGCAGTGGAGAGCTTCAAGAATGAGATTCAAGAAGAGAGTCTCACCAGCAGTACTAATCTGTCTCTGCATTTCATAGGTTCCAAATAA
- the LOC125195464 gene encoding RING-H2 finger protein ATL18-like produces the protein MVYGWDEAAAHDGVTLKVLHFQGYDVVVRLWSPQSGGHVDSSEDDVLSGFRTSRCDDQDEEEVCCICLDDLYRGSVTTLDCRHEFHPDCIRRWLVCGENICPLCKAPAIK, from the coding sequence ATGGTGTACGGTTGGGATGAAGCAGCGGCGCATGATGGAGTTACTCTTAAGGTCTTGCACTTTCAAGGCTACGACGTCGTGGTCAGGCTCTGGTCGCCTCAATCCGGCGGCCACGTGGATTCGTCCGAAGACGACGTTCTCTCCGGTTTCAGGACTAGTCGCTGCGATGAtcaagatgaagaagaagtttGTTGCATATGTCTCGATGATCTGTACCGGGGATCGGTGACTACTTTGGATTGCCGCCACGAATTTCATCCCGACTGCATACGGCGGTGGCTCGTCTGCGGCGAGAACATCTGCCCCCTTTGTAAAGCTCCGGCGATTAAGTGA
- the LOC125194232 gene encoding putative late blight resistance protein homolog R1B-17, translating to MWNLKAWDDMNVRSLFPDTNNGSRVVVTTRNANVANHLGDYCVAMGFLDEENSWHLFCQNAFAEQQGCCPLELEKTAKMIVARCKGLPLAIVVVGGILKKSPMTLVYWENVAQSILHSTDSNEQCLNVLSLSYRYLPADRKPCFLLLGSFPEDEQINAPDVIKLWIAEGFIQHFHDTRLEDDAAYFLWDLHMRNLILTEQLDYKGNIITFKVHDLVRELCLQIAKKEDFLSVFETSRGITRERRVLINGVVNHETITTDAPVRCLICNGGRYGLNNLNDLKMLRTVSNVFTTFISESIFQQVNLRYLNVNLVYIPRRFLYYLPSSISLLWNLQILTIILPNQSKVIAPYEIWEMLQLRQIEVDMICLVDPLPVDNANHMAMRSLYTLSKVENFRLSE from the coding sequence ATGTGGAACCTCAAAGCCTGGGATGATATGAATGTGAGATCCTTGTTTCCGGATACAAACAATGGAAGCCGAGTTGTTGTGACAACTAGGAATGCGAATGTAGCCAATCACTTGGGCGATTATTGTGTTGCCATGGGTTTTTTGGATGAGGAAAATAGTTGGCATCTATTTTGTCAAAATGCATTTGCAGAGCAGCAAGGATGTTGCCCTCTTGAGTTGGAGAAGACTGCAAAGATGATAGTTGCACGATGCAAAGGACTCCCCCTAGCaattgttgttgttggaggGATTCTCAAGAAGTCCCCAATGACTCTAGTCTACTGGGAGAATGTTGCACAATCAATTTTGCATTCTACAGATAGCAATGAGCAATGCTTGAATGTATTATCTTTGAGTTATAGATACTTGCCAGCTGATCGAAAGCCATGTTTCCTACTCCTTGGATCATTTCCAGAAGATGAACAGATTAATGCGCCAGATGTTATTAAGCTTTGGATCGCTGAAGGATTTATACAACATTTTCATGATACCAGATTGGAAGATGATGCAGCGTATTTTTTATGGGATCTTCACATGAGAAATCTCATATTAACGGAACAGTTGGACTATAAGGGGAACATAATAACATTTAAAGTACATGATCTAGTAAGAGAATTGTGCCTACAAATTGCCAAGAAAGAGGATTTTTTATCAGTGTTTGAAACTTCACGAGGCATAACTAGGGAGCGTCGGGTTTTAATCAATGGAGTGGTGAATCATGAAACAATAACCACGGATGCCCCAGTCCGTTGTCTGATATGCAACGGAGGTCGTTACGGTCTAAACAATCTGAATGACTTGAAAATGTTGAGAACAGTGAGTAACGTTTTTACGACATTCATAAGTGAGTCTATTTTTCAGCAAGTTAACTTGCGGTATCTTAATGTGAATCTTGTTTATATCCCTCGCCGGTTTCTTTATTATCTTCCCTCGTCGATATCATTGCTTTGGAATCTACAAATATTAACAATTATTTTACCAAATCAATCAAAAGTAATTGCACCTTATGAGATTTGGGAGATGCTACAACTTAGGCAGATTGAGGTCGACATGATTTGTCTCGTTGATCCTCTTCCCGTGGATAATGCAAATCACATGGCTATGAGAAGTCTATACACACTTTCGAAAGTGGAGAATTTCAGGCTTAGTGAATGA